The DNA segment ACCTGGTACGGCGAGCCAAAAACATTGCCATTGCCGATGTGTGGACCATACTAAGCAATGAAGGATATCATTGCCAGTTTGAAGGAAGCTGGAAAATGATACATGCGGATTCGCCGGTGGTAGGGCGTGCATTGACCGCTTCTTTCATGCCGGCCCGGCCCGATGTGGAGAAGAACATCAAAGAGCGAGGCAAAAAGGAAGGCCGCGTAGGCAACACCAATGCATGGCCCATTGACCGGCTCACGAAAGGAGATGTATATGTGGCCGATGGTTTTGGAAAAATAGCCAATGGTACACTCATCGGCAACAACTTAGGCAATGCGATCTATGCCAGATCGGGGAATGGAGTGGTATTCGATGCGGCAGCGCGTGACCTGGAAGGATTGCTGGCCATCAAAGGGTTTAATGCATTTGTGCGTGACTGGGACCCCTCTTATCTCCAGGATGTAGTCTTGATGGGATTGAATACGCCGATCCGCATGGGCCATGCTATTGTATTGCCCGGCGACCTCGTATTGGCAAAAAGGGAAGGCGTGATCTTTATTCCAGCCCACCTGGCCGAAAAGGTGATTGTTACCGCCGAGTTTATTATACTGAAAGACAAGTTTGGCATTAGCATGCTGAAAGAAGGGCGTTATACACCCGGTCAAATTGACAACGACTGGACAGATGCTATTAAACAGGACTTCCTGCAATGGCTCAGCAAGCATCCGGAAGAGATTCCCATGACACGCGCCCAGTTGGATGAATACATGAAGAACAGGACCTGGTAATTGCCTGCACTGGTATTTACATTAATCAAACTTTGCACCGGATAATTATGTACAGGATTGCTTTTTACGTTGCTGCCGTATTATTAATAGCTGCTGTTGTTCTATTGACAAAAGGTGCTGTTGACTATGGCGGTCCTTTGCTGATTGCTTTTTTCATCATGCTGTCTGTTGCGTTCAGGGGTTTTGCATTGCTCAAAGGATTTGCTTACACGGCCATCATCTTTGCAGCCGTTACCATGGCCTTGTTTTATCCCACGTATTTTGCTACCTGGTACGGGTTCAAGCTTACTACACTGATCACTCCACTCATACAACTCATTATGTTTGGTATGGGCACGGAAATGGGTGTTAAAGACTTTGCCGGTATTATCCGGATGCCCAAACCAGTGCTGATCGGCCTGGCCGGCCATTTTACATTTATGCCGCTGATGGGTTTTGCATTGGCGCGGCTATTTAACTTCCCGCCCGAAATTGCAGCCGGTGTGGTGCTCATTGGCAGTATGCCCTGTGGCATGGCCTCCAATGTTATGTCGTACCTGGCCAATGCCAACTTAGCACTGTCTGTTACACTAACCGCCATCGCTACCTTATTATCTCCTTTGATCACTCCTTTGTGGATGAAATTCCTGGGAGGTCAGTTCATTGAAGTCAATGTATTGGCCATGATGTGGGATATTGTAAAAATGGTGGTTATTCCCATTGGCGCCGGCCTTCTATTCAACCGGTATTTCAAAGGAAGGATTACCTGGCTGGATAAAGCCGTGCCGCTGGTGTCTATGTTTGGCATTGCTTTTATCATCGTCATCATTACTGCCTCCGGCAGGAATAGCCTTGTACTGATAGGGCCTGCACTCATTGCCTGCGCCCTGATCCATAACACCACCGGCTATCTATTCGGGTATTGGGTAGGCCGCTTGTTCCGGTTAAGCGAGCGTGATTCACGCACCATTGCTATTGAAGTGGGTATGCAAAATGGCGGACTTGCTTCCGGGCTCGCCAAAGAAATGGGCAAAGCTGCAACATTGGGATTAGCGCCGGCCATATTCGGACCCCTGATGAATATTACAGGATCAATACTGGCCTCCTGGTGGCACCGGCATCCGCCCAATGATAAGGAGCAGGCCGATATATCTTTACAACCAGATGCTGTGGCACAAGTAAGGTAATGGCTTACAGGCTATTTTATACTGGCTACCTTAATGGGCGAATAACTATGTTTATACAGGCCCGTTGCCTGTGTATTGGCACCCCAACCCATCACAGTCCCATCCGGCAATAAAGCAAACCCTGAACCATTGGCTGATTTGATAGCGGTAGCATTGGTGATAATGGGTACGGGCAAAGGCGTGGAATTAACATCCGGACGCTTCGCGCCCATAGCGCCTACTTCACCCCAACCCCATGCTTTGATGCTGTCACCCTTCAGCAAGGCAAAGCAGGTGGTGCCGGCTGTTATAGCGATTGCATTATTGATACCCGGCACTTTGAGCGGTACGGCGCTGAATTCATGTTGATTGTTGCCGCGCGTTCCATTGGCCAGTTGTCCCTTGTAATTTTTACCCCATACCCAAACAGAGCCGTCTGCCAGCAGGGCCATACCGCCATCCTCATATCCTGCAATGGCTATCGCATTCTTTATGTTTGATACAGGTACCGGGGCAGCTACGTTTTCGGTAGTACCATTGCCCAGTCGCCCATGTTTTCCATTGCCCCAGGTCATTACAGTGCCATCTGCCAGTAAAGCCATCGCGCCGGATATAGCAATAGCATTGGTAATGCCTTTCACCGCTACAGGTATCGGCCTGCCGGAGATTCTGGCGGTTGTCATCTCACCGGTCAACTCTTTACCATCGCCTGTCATACCGCAATTGCCCACGCCCCAGGCTTTAATCGTTCCATCAGCCAGTAAGGCAAAAGAGGTTTTGGCGGCAGCGCTCACCTGTATGGCATTCGTAATGCCGCTCACCTGTACGGGTGTTTGACTCTCCGATTTCTTGGCAGCGGTCAATGCCTGGTTGCCCAGTTGCTGGTCGTCATTACGCCCCCAGGTCCATACTGTGCCGTCTTTTTTAACGGCCACCACATGAAACAGGCCACCAGCTATGCCTGCCACATTGTCAATACCTACCGGCTCCAGTACTCCGCCGGGCCTGAATGATTGTACCGTGCCATCGGCCATCAGTATATAATGCACTACCACACTGCGCGCGTCGGAGATGATCATCGTAGCCATCCATCCTTGTTGCGTGGTGCTAAGTGTTTTAACGGGCGACTGCGCTACGCCGGTAGTGATGAAGATAAATAGTGCCGTGAGCAGACTGTACAATGCTTTCATGGGAGTTATTTTAAGGCAGAGGTGACCTTTCGCCCGCTTCGCGCAGAAAAGGTGTCACCTCTCCGGCAAACAAAAGTATAGCCTTGCATAGCCGCCTGCTATTGCCTTATTGGTCAATTGAACAATACGCTGTATGAAGCGTAGGGATATTACCTGATTAGTTTCTGCTCCGCACTTATTTATTAACTTGTGGTCATTACCATGGCATCCGATAAACTACCCGAAGTATGGCTGCGCGGTCCCCTGGAGGGGATACCTGCTTTATTGCAGCCCGTGGCGCATGCCCTGTTGCAGGCGCAGGAAGAAATTCATGATAGGCTGCAGGATTTTCCGGAAAGCCTCTTGTGGGAGCAACCCGCAGGCGTGGCATCGCCCGGCTTTCACCTGCAGCACATACCCGGTGTACTGGACAGGCTGTTTACCTATGCTGATGGGCGCATGCTGTCAGATGAGCAACTGCATTACCTCTCCCTGGAAGGTAAAATAACGGAAGGGGTTCGACTGTCTTCCCTGCTGGAAACACTGGATGTGCAGGTCCGGCAATCCATAACGCGACTGAAAACGATCGACCCCGATACACTCACAGCCGTGCGGGGCGTGGGCCGTAAACAGGTGCCTTCTACCGTGCTGGGACTGCTTTTCCATTCCGCCGAGCATACTATGCGGCATACCGGCCAGTTGCTGGTAACCGTGCAGGTATTGAAGGCAAAGCAAGGTGAATAACTCAGCCCGGATAAAACCTTCCTTCCCCTTATCTTCGCCGCCTGAAAAAAATGGACAATGACAGGACTTGATGGCGTAGTACTGCAAAAAGTGATGGTGCACAAAGTGGGCAATCCCTCGCGCGGAGAAGAATTAAAGCTTTCTGAAAACCCGCTTACCCTGAATGATGAGATTGTACAGGGGCTGCTCACCAAATACTTCCTGGGTGCTTTTAATGAAAATGAACTGTTCCGGTTCACCCACCTTAGTGATGTGAACCTGAATGAAGTATATAATTACGTGCGTACCATTTTTGATGATACGGATACCTTTATACCACAGGCTGCCCTGCTGGCGCAATTCCTGTACAGCAAATCTACCCATACCAAGGTAAAGGAAGGGGAACTGTACGTGGTGCTGTTCGACCGGGTATTGTTTGAAAAAGAATACGTACGGGCCATCGGCATCTTTAAGTCGGAGACCAAAGAAACCTTCCTCAAAGTATTCCAGCATGGCAAAAGCTGGGAAGTAATTCAGGAAACGGGCATCAATATCAATAAGCTCGATAAAGGCTGCCTGGTTTTCAACACGAATACAGTAGATGGATATAAGGTATGTGTGGTAGACAGTACCAACAAGCAGAATGATACCCAGTACTGGGTCACTGATTTTTTGCAGGTACAGCCTTATGCCGATAGCTATCACCATACCGATAAATACCTGAGCCTTTGCAAAACCTTTGTGACGAATGAGTATGCGGAGAAATTCGATGTAAGCAAGAGCGACCAGATAGACATGCTGAATCGTTCGATGGATTATTTCAAGACCAAAGAACAGTTCAACCTGCAGGAGTTTGCCGATGAGGTCATTCACCACCCGGAAGTAGTGGATACCTTCATGGCTTACAAGAAGAACTTTGAATCGGCCCGCAATTTTGAAATAGAAGACGAGTTTGATATCAACCTCTCGGCGGTGAAGAAACAGCAAAAGGTATTTAAAACAGTACTGAAGCTGGACAAGAACTTTCACATCTACATCCATGGCCGCCGTGACCTCATCGAAAGAGGCGTTGATGAAATGAGCGGCAAGAAGTACTATAAGATCTATTATGACGAGGAGACCTGATTGCCTTTATATACTTTAATAACTTTTAATGTCCGGTCTGTACTTCCTTATGGCCGGAAATCTATCGAATACTTTATCTTCATCGCTGCATTTGTAAAGCAGCCATATGAAGAAATTTACCTTATTCGTCCTTCTCCTTGCCAATACGATTGCCAAAGCACAATTGCCGGTTGATCTCTCCGGTCTCCAAAAGAATAGTGGTGCTGTAGCTACTGTCCGGAACAACGTATTGGATATTAGCTGGCAGGCCGGTAAATCAGAAAAGGCAAAATTGCTCATCAGCCTCGATCAGCAGCAGCCCCTATTCAAAAGCATACAACTTACCAGTCAGGGAGTGTTTAAAGAAATAGCCGCCGGGTTAGATCCGGCCTTTATTATTACACTGGGTAAGCGTGACCTGGTTTCACAGAATGGCTGGAATATCTTCTTCGACCGGGTGCCACAGAAGCCTTATCAGGCTTATCCCCTGCAGTTTGAAAAACGCAGCGCCCGGGTAATCAGCAA comes from the Paraflavitalea devenefica genome and includes:
- a CDS encoding RraA family protein, with product MKYIPVIAISVFACMAPCLLQAQTIPKEELIFLTAAWKGERFADGRPKIPDDLVRRAKNIAIADVWTILSNEGYHCQFEGSWKMIHADSPVVGRALTASFMPARPDVEKNIKERGKKEGRVGNTNAWPIDRLTKGDVYVADGFGKIANGTLIGNNLGNAIYARSGNGVVFDAAARDLEGLLAIKGFNAFVRDWDPSYLQDVVLMGLNTPIRMGHAIVLPGDLVLAKREGVIFIPAHLAEKVIVTAEFIILKDKFGISMLKEGRYTPGQIDNDWTDAIKQDFLQWLSKHPEEIPMTRAQLDEYMKNRTW
- a CDS encoding bile acid:sodium symporter family protein; the protein is MYRIAFYVAAVLLIAAVVLLTKGAVDYGGPLLIAFFIMLSVAFRGFALLKGFAYTAIIFAAVTMALFYPTYFATWYGFKLTTLITPLIQLIMFGMGTEMGVKDFAGIIRMPKPVLIGLAGHFTFMPLMGFALARLFNFPPEIAAGVVLIGSMPCGMASNVMSYLANANLALSVTLTAIATLLSPLITPLWMKFLGGQFIEVNVLAMMWDIVKMVVIPIGAGLLFNRYFKGRITWLDKAVPLVSMFGIAFIIVIITASGRNSLVLIGPALIACALIHNTTGYLFGYWVGRLFRLSERDSRTIAIEVGMQNGGLASGLAKEMGKAATLGLAPAIFGPLMNITGSILASWWHRHPPNDKEQADISLQPDAVAQVR
- a CDS encoding RCC1 domain-containing protein, with the protein product MKALYSLLTALFIFITTGVAQSPVKTLSTTQQGWMATMIISDARSVVVHYILMADGTVQSFRPGGVLEPVGIDNVAGIAGGLFHVVAVKKDGTVWTWGRNDDQQLGNQALTAAKKSESQTPVQVSGITNAIQVSAAAKTSFALLADGTIKAWGVGNCGMTGDGKELTGEMTTARISGRPIPVAVKGITNAIAISGAMALLADGTVMTWGNGKHGRLGNGTTENVAAPVPVSNIKNAIAIAGYEDGGMALLADGSVWVWGKNYKGQLANGTRGNNQHEFSAVPLKVPGINNAIAITAGTTCFALLKGDSIKAWGWGEVGAMGAKRPDVNSTPLPVPIITNATAIKSANGSGFALLPDGTVMGWGANTQATGLYKHSYSPIKVASIK
- a CDS encoding DinB family protein, producing MASDKLPEVWLRGPLEGIPALLQPVAHALLQAQEEIHDRLQDFPESLLWEQPAGVASPGFHLQHIPGVLDRLFTYADGRMLSDEQLHYLSLEGKITEGVRLSSLLETLDVQVRQSITRLKTIDPDTLTAVRGVGRKQVPSTVLGLLFHSAEHTMRHTGQLLVTVQVLKAKQGE
- a CDS encoding nucleoid-associated protein; the protein is MTGLDGVVLQKVMVHKVGNPSRGEELKLSENPLTLNDEIVQGLLTKYFLGAFNENELFRFTHLSDVNLNEVYNYVRTIFDDTDTFIPQAALLAQFLYSKSTHTKVKEGELYVVLFDRVLFEKEYVRAIGIFKSETKETFLKVFQHGKSWEVIQETGININKLDKGCLVFNTNTVDGYKVCVVDSTNKQNDTQYWVTDFLQVQPYADSYHHTDKYLSLCKTFVTNEYAEKFDVSKSDQIDMLNRSMDYFKTKEQFNLQEFADEVIHHPEVVDTFMAYKKNFESARNFEIEDEFDINLSAVKKQQKVFKTVLKLDKNFHIYIHGRRDLIERGVDEMSGKKYYKIYYDEET